Proteins encoded in a region of the Nitrospirota bacterium genome:
- the selD gene encoding selenide, water dikinase SelD, producing the protein MAQVLGQLPAITDKNVLVGSNNADDAGVYRINDEVAVVLTTDFFTPIVDDPYWFGAISAANSLSDVWAMGGRAVVSLNLAMFPNQPEFFPSLHKVMQGGSDKMTEAGVSIIGGHTIRDKEPKFGYTVMGLVHPDKILDNTKARPGDAMVLTKKIGTGVISTGVKAGLCSDAVIEEFTLSMAALNKRASEIMIEIGVSTATDITGFGLIGHLNEVLTASRCRATLHTGNVPFFEEAVRLAGMNKVPGGTMANFKNYSQHVMYEKAVPDVEKILINDAQTSGGLLIFVPADKKAALISALEKEKILAAYIGDLAEGDAAASTRIIVER; encoded by the coding sequence CTGGCCCAGGTTCTGGGTCAGCTGCCAGCAATAACAGATAAAAATGTTCTGGTCGGCTCGAACAATGCAGACGATGCAGGCGTGTACAGAATCAATGACGAGGTCGCCGTTGTCCTGACAACAGACTTCTTTACGCCGATCGTTGACGACCCATACTGGTTCGGCGCGATCTCTGCAGCAAATTCACTTTCCGATGTATGGGCAATGGGCGGCAGGGCTGTGGTCAGCCTGAACCTTGCCATGTTCCCGAACCAGCCTGAATTCTTCCCGTCCCTGCATAAGGTGATGCAGGGCGGAAGCGACAAGATGACAGAGGCAGGCGTCTCGATCATCGGAGGCCATACCATCCGTGACAAGGAGCCGAAGTTCGGATACACGGTCATGGGCCTTGTCCATCCTGACAAGATCCTCGACAACACCAAGGCACGGCCCGGAGACGCCATGGTCCTCACCAAGAAGATCGGCACCGGCGTGATCTCCACAGGCGTCAAGGCAGGCCTCTGCAGCGATGCGGTGATCGAGGAGTTCACCCTCTCGATGGCTGCTCTGAATAAACGCGCAAGCGAGATCATGATCGAAATCGGCGTGAGCACTGCAACCGACATAACAGGCTTCGGCCTGATCGGCCATCTTAACGAGGTGCTCACAGCCAGCAGATGCCGGGCCACACTGCATACCGGCAATGTACCGTTTTTCGAAGAGGCAGTGAGGCTTGCCGGCATGAATAAGGTGCCGGGCGGCACCATGGCGAATTTCAAGAACTATAGCCAGCACGTCATGTATGAAAAAGCGGTCCCGGATGTTGAGAAGATACTGATCAATGACGCACAGACCTCAGGCGGTCTGCTGATCTTTGTGCCGGCAGACAAAAAGGCAGCCCTGATCTCTGCTCTCGAAAAAGAGAAGATCCTCGCCGCATATATAGGAGATCTTGCTGAAGGAGAT
- a CDS encoding cysteine desulfurase, producing the protein MNKKIYLDYNASTPIAPEAIEAMQPFLTDHYGNPSSSHWAGIPAKNAVAKARGQIADLIGCTPEEIVFTSGGTEANNHALKGVFFAAQGKGDHIVTTAVEHPSILNPCRFLEKLGAQVTVLPVDRFGMVDPDDVKRAVTPKTVLITVMHANNEVGTIQPISKIAAIARETGVLFHTDAAQSIGKIPADVNELGVDLLSVAGHKLYAPKGIGALYIRKGTSMEPFMHGAGHEAGRRAGTENVLLAVALGAACSSAQEWDGLPQLQALRDRFWEMLQKTFGDKVSLNGHPTERLPNTLNINFIGRIGSEILAQLPEIAASTGSACHSGSVTLSPVLAAMGVPPEEGMGAIRFSLGRYTTADEIEEVLALLRTILSKA; encoded by the coding sequence ATGAACAAAAAGATCTACCTTGATTACAATGCCAGCACGCCGATTGCACCTGAAGCAATTGAGGCTATGCAGCCTTTTCTGACAGATCACTACGGCAATCCCTCCAGCTCACATTGGGCAGGAATCCCTGCCAAAAATGCAGTGGCAAAAGCTCGCGGGCAGATCGCTGATCTCATCGGCTGTACCCCTGAAGAGATTGTCTTTACCAGCGGAGGGACTGAGGCTAACAACCATGCTCTCAAAGGTGTCTTTTTTGCCGCTCAGGGGAAAGGCGATCATATTGTCACCACCGCTGTTGAACACCCCTCGATACTCAACCCATGCCGGTTTCTTGAAAAGCTCGGGGCACAGGTAACCGTGCTTCCTGTTGACCGCTTTGGCATGGTCGATCCTGACGATGTGAAACGTGCCGTCACACCCAAAACGGTTCTTATTACCGTTATGCATGCAAACAACGAGGTGGGGACAATCCAGCCGATCTCAAAGATCGCAGCCATTGCCAGGGAGACCGGTGTCCTCTTCCATACTGACGCTGCCCAGAGCATCGGAAAGATTCCCGCGGATGTAAATGAACTCGGAGTTGATCTCCTTTCGGTCGCCGGACATAAGCTCTATGCACCAAAAGGTATTGGCGCGCTTTACATCAGAAAAGGGACAAGCATGGAGCCATTTATGCATGGGGCAGGACATGAAGCAGGAAGAAGGGCAGGCACGGAAAACGTTCTTCTGGCCGTTGCCCTGGGCGCGGCCTGCAGTTCTGCACAGGAATGGGACGGTCTGCCTCAGCTGCAGGCGCTGAGAGATCGGTTCTGGGAGATGCTTCAGAAAACCTTTGGAGATAAGGTCTCCCTTAACGGCCATCCGACAGAGCGGCTTCCCAATACGTTGAACATCAATTTCATCGGAAGGATTGGCTCTGAAATCCTTGCCCAACTGCCGGAGATCGCTGCATCAACAGGCTCTGCCTGCCATTCCGGTTCGGTAACGCTCTCTCCTGTACTGGCGGCAATGGGAGTCCCGCCGGAAGAAGGCATGGGTGCAATAAGGTTCAGCCTCGGAAGATACACAACAGCAGATGAGATCGAAGAAGTCCTTGCATTGCTCCGTACCATACTCTCCAAAGCCTGA
- a CDS encoding class I SAM-dependent methyltransferase, whose translation MDRLSRHATSAAEAFSLHAEEYDHWFDDPDGRILFDAEVKAIRLLMKNLSPPFLEIGVGSGRFAKALGIGYGVEPSEALLTMARERGVNVAQAFGEKLPYADSFFGCVFILFTLCFVEDPQKVISETRRVLKGDGGVVIGLINRESPWGRSYMQKGREKDSIYQYANFFSIAEVQAMLINEGMKAEQYSSALCQPPSENLQKEETCEVLIKDAGFVCILAKKS comes from the coding sequence GTGGATAGACTGAGCAGGCACGCAACTTCAGCAGCTGAAGCCTTCTCTCTTCATGCAGAAGAGTATGATCACTGGTTTGACGATCCGGACGGCCGCATTCTTTTTGATGCTGAGGTGAAAGCGATACGACTCCTGATGAAGAATTTATCGCCACCCTTTCTTGAAATAGGAGTCGGCTCCGGAAGGTTTGCAAAGGCGCTTGGAATAGGATACGGCGTTGAGCCTTCAGAAGCATTGCTCACTATGGCCAGGGAAAGAGGCGTAAATGTTGCGCAGGCCTTTGGCGAAAAACTTCCTTACGCTGACAGCTTTTTCGGCTGCGTCTTCATTCTGTTTACCCTCTGTTTTGTGGAGGATCCACAAAAGGTTATCTCAGAGACCCGCAGGGTTCTGAAAGGAGACGGTGGCGTGGTCATCGGTCTAATAAATCGGGAGAGCCCATGGGGAAGGTCTTATATGCAGAAAGGCAGAGAAAAGGACTCTATTTACCAATACGCGAACTTTTTCAGCATTGCAGAGGTACAGGCCATGCTTATAAACGAGGGCATGAAAGCAGAGCAATACTCCTCAGCGCTCTGCCAGCCACCATCAGAAAATCTGCAAAAAGAAGAGACGTGTGAAGTCTTGATAAAAGATGCAGGCTTTGTCTGCATATTGGCGAAAAAGTCGTAG
- a CDS encoding outer membrane lipoprotein-sorting protein — MKQLVMLLVALLLPMEVFAVTADEVMKKSQAAFLYPGKDFKARVVMKLVSKGGQERVREMTMLRKNFGETGGDQKYFIYFFQPADVKDMTFMVYKYPKKDDDRWLFVPAISMVRRIAAQDKRSSFVGSDFTYEDVSGRDIEDDTHAISKEEKLGARDCYVIKSTPKTADVDYSYKLAWIDKTNSLPMKEEYYDKRGDLYKTFTADEIKDVKSLPTITKRTMKNLQSGHSTEVTYSKVDYNINIEDSLFTERFLKQPPKKWID, encoded by the coding sequence ATGAAACAATTGGTGATGCTACTAGTGGCGCTTCTGCTGCCGATGGAGGTTTTTGCCGTAACTGCCGACGAGGTAATGAAAAAGTCCCAGGCCGCATTCCTGTATCCGGGCAAGGACTTCAAGGCAAGAGTAGTAATGAAGCTTGTGAGCAAAGGTGGACAGGAAAGGGTCAGGGAGATGACCATGCTCAGAAAGAACTTTGGAGAGACCGGCGGCGATCAAAAGTATTTCATATACTTCTTTCAGCCGGCAGATGTGAAGGACATGACCTTTATGGTGTACAAATATCCGAAGAAAGATGATGACAGATGGCTGTTCGTTCCGGCTATCAGCATGGTGCGCCGAATTGCAGCTCAGGACAAGCGGTCGAGCTTTGTTGGTTCGGATTTCACCTATGAGGACGTATCCGGAAGGGATATCGAAGATGATACGCATGCAATAAGTAAAGAGGAAAAACTCGGTGCAAGGGACTGTTATGTGATAAAAAGCACCCCGAAGACTGCTGATGTTGATTACAGTTACAAGCTTGCCTGGATCGACAAGACAAACTCCCTTCCGATGAAGGAAGAGTATTATGACAAGCGCGGAGACCTGTATAAGACTTTCACCGCGGATGAAATAAAGGATGTGAAAAGCTTGCCCACCATCACAAAGCGAACAATGAAGAACCTTCAGAGTGGTCATTCCACAGAGGTTACCTATAGCAAGGTGGACTACAACATTAACATTGAGGACAGTCTCTTTACTGAGCGCTTTCTCAAGCAGCCGCCGAAAAAGTGGATAGACTGA
- a CDS encoding (Fe-S)-binding protein, whose product MARDWPSIYGQELPFKIRHITQFVTEALKNGKLKLKKELNERLIYHDPCYLSRGVGVIEEPRAVLRSVKGIELLEFDSHGLDSRCCGAGGAARKVFQENANAMGRLTIDEAVAKKADRLILSCPACYAQVNEAMQGHDKQIRITDIMELIAGQLE is encoded by the coding sequence ATGGCCCGTGATTGGCCATCAATATACGGACAGGAGCTGCCTTTCAAGATCAGGCATATCACGCAGTTTGTCACCGAGGCATTGAAAAATGGAAAGCTGAAGCTGAAGAAAGAACTGAACGAACGTCTGATCTACCATGACCCCTGCTATTTGAGCAGAGGAGTCGGTGTGATCGAGGAGCCCAGGGCTGTGCTGAGAAGTGTGAAGGGCATAGAACTCCTCGAATTCGACAGTCACGGCCTCGACTCGCGCTGCTGTGGTGCCGGAGGAGCTGCGCGCAAGGTTTTTCAGGAGAATGCAAATGCAATGGGGAGATTGACGATTGACGAGGCCGTAGCAAAGAAAGCAGACCGGCTTATCCTCAGCTGCCCTGCCTGCTATGCGCAGGTAAACGAGGCGATGCAGGGACATGACAAGCAGATTCGGATTACGGACATAATGGAATTGATCGCAGGTCAATTGGAATAA
- a CDS encoding (Fe-S)-binding protein gives MKPKDCFTNSLTPQQLIELDACTQCGQCLQFCPVQNVKSDPAISPPEKIRVFKEFIKATEGLKAKLMGPDRIDNRLLEDFTKAVFECTTCGACGQHCAVGIFTQRLWPMLRKEMVKRGIGPIGGQAKMPEVIKNTGNPYNMPAKERFSPWFPDNVKVEKNAEIAYYAGCTGAYSAQPMVKGDVLVLSAIGDRFTMLGPEEEVCCGFPLFISGQHDMLEDLVKRLVEGYKAKGVKLLLTSCP, from the coding sequence ATGAAACCGAAAGACTGCTTTACGAATAGCCTCACCCCTCAGCAGCTTATCGAGCTGGATGCCTGCACACAGTGCGGACAGTGCCTGCAGTTCTGCCCGGTGCAGAACGTCAAAAGCGATCCTGCCATCTCACCGCCAGAAAAGATCCGAGTTTTCAAGGAGTTCATAAAAGCGACCGAGGGGCTCAAGGCAAAGCTGATGGGACCGGACAGGATCGACAATCGGCTCCTTGAGGATTTCACAAAGGCTGTATTTGAATGCACTACCTGCGGCGCCTGCGGACAGCACTGTGCTGTGGGCATCTTTACACAGCGTCTCTGGCCTATGCTGAGGAAAGAGATGGTCAAACGCGGCATCGGCCCTATCGGGGGCCAGGCCAAGATGCCCGAGGTGATCAAAAATACCGGAAACCCTTACAACATGCCGGCCAAAGAGAGATTCAGTCCCTGGTTCCCCGATAATGTGAAGGTCGAGAAAAATGCTGAAATCGCCTATTATGCAGGCTGCACAGGTGCATATTCAGCGCAGCCGATGGTAAAGGGTGACGTTCTCGTACTAAGTGCTATCGGCGATCGCTTCACCATGCTGGGGCCTGAGGAAGAGGTCTGCTGCGGCTTCCCTCTGTTTATTTCAGGTCAGCATGACATGCTTGAAGACCTGGTCAAAAGGCTTGTGGAAGGGTACAAGGCAAAGGGGGTAAAGCTGCTGCTCACGTCCTGTCCCTGA
- a CDS encoding MMPL family transporter: MKKFSLVEFSVNHPKLIVVLSILVTMAFMTQFPKMRTDTNPKNMLPATSDVRVWNDEVEKTFSLYEDMIALGIVNEKGILNTGTLGKIQRITDEILKLKGVAARDVSSFTTIDNVTVEDAALKVAPLMTKAPEDEKGLEYLRKMLYENPLFLNRIISKDGKTTAIYVPLEKGSNGKEIADNIREIVKKEKGDEQYYVAGDPVARDTFGADMFKLMALFAPIAGMVMLIVRYLMFRDLFLSITLMMDAMISIVWSMGLLIGLGFPIHIMSSMAPVFLMAIATDSMHIFNEFYFRYRETKDKKRAIIETMQAVSRPVRNTALATAAGFGVLLFMNIIPVKVFGGLVAFGTIALRILSFSFIPAMFTFVKDEKLAKIAHAEDIDAGRGSEFLRGLAGFGAHHPKQTVLVGLILFVIAVIGLSKIVVNNNLVEWFKKDSDVRVADTAINKALGGTSLGYVVAIAKEDDYIKTPGAMRYIEGLQQHLEKLPVVGKTTSVVDYVKRINRVLHDDNPKYDAVPETKEMIGQYIFLFSMSAKPSDLDNVVDYPFKSANIWVQLKTWDANAMREVIKAVEEYKKSNPTSMEMKPAGIAYFNLVWNDEVLGDMVKGFILALVVVFGILAYDFRSLKWAIVGYAPLLFTVLLLYGVVGYVGKDFDMPISVLSCLSLGMAVDFAIHFVSRLRQRLKEVPTEPLSDALLWTAARPGKGIMRNAILFAASFAVMIFAPLTPYITVGAFIVSMMLLSAVMTLIYLPALITLMQGWLLKSR; this comes from the coding sequence ATGAAAAAGTTTTCTCTTGTTGAATTTTCGGTAAATCATCCGAAACTAATTGTGGTGCTTTCAATACTCGTCACCATGGCCTTCATGACGCAGTTTCCGAAGATGAGGACCGACACGAATCCGAAGAACATGCTCCCCGCAACGTCTGATGTGAGGGTATGGAACGATGAGGTCGAAAAGACCTTCAGCCTGTACGAGGACATGATTGCCCTTGGCATTGTGAACGAAAAAGGCATTCTCAACACAGGAACACTCGGAAAGATTCAAAGGATCACGGATGAAATACTTAAGCTCAAGGGCGTTGCAGCAAGGGATGTGTCCAGTTTTACGACCATAGACAATGTCACCGTAGAAGACGCAGCGTTAAAGGTCGCTCCCTTGATGACAAAAGCTCCTGAAGATGAAAAGGGGCTCGAATATCTCAGGAAGATGCTGTATGAGAACCCTCTTTTTCTGAACCGTATCATCTCAAAGGACGGCAAGACAACAGCCATTTATGTCCCGCTCGAAAAGGGCTCAAACGGCAAGGAGATCGCAGACAACATACGGGAGATTGTCAAAAAAGAAAAGGGAGATGAACAATACTATGTTGCCGGTGATCCGGTTGCCCGCGACACCTTCGGCGCAGATATGTTCAAGCTCATGGCCCTGTTCGCACCTATTGCAGGCATGGTCATGCTTATTGTCAGATATCTGATGTTCAGGGATCTTTTCCTCTCGATCACGCTGATGATGGACGCCATGATCAGCATTGTCTGGAGTATGGGACTCCTCATCGGACTGGGCTTCCCAATCCATATCATGAGTTCCATGGCGCCGGTCTTTCTTATGGCGATCGCAACAGACAGCATGCATATCTTCAATGAATTTTACTTCCGCTACAGAGAGACAAAGGACAAGAAAAGAGCGATCATCGAGACCATGCAGGCGGTAAGCCGCCCGGTGAGGAACACCGCACTTGCAACAGCAGCAGGCTTTGGCGTGCTTCTTTTTATGAACATCATTCCAGTTAAGGTCTTTGGCGGTCTTGTTGCCTTCGGCACTATTGCCCTCAGAATTCTCAGTTTTAGCTTTATACCTGCCATGTTCACCTTTGTGAAGGACGAGAAGTTGGCGAAAATAGCCCATGCAGAAGATATCGATGCAGGCAGGGGTTCAGAATTTTTGAGAGGTCTCGCCGGATTCGGAGCGCATCATCCAAAGCAGACTGTTCTGGTCGGACTCATCCTCTTTGTAATAGCAGTCATCGGACTGTCAAAGATTGTCGTGAACAATAACCTGGTAGAGTGGTTCAAAAAAGACAGCGATGTAAGAGTCGCTGATACGGCAATTAACAAGGCCCTCGGCGGCACATCGCTCGGCTATGTAGTGGCCATTGCAAAGGAAGACGATTACATCAAGACACCTGGGGCAATGCGGTATATAGAGGGGCTCCAGCAACATCTCGAAAAGCTGCCTGTTGTCGGCAAGACAACGTCAGTTGTTGATTACGTGAAGCGGATAAACCGCGTGCTCCATGACGATAACCCTAAGTATGATGCTGTGCCGGAGACAAAAGAGATGATTGGCCAGTATATCTTCCTCTTTTCGATGTCTGCCAAACCGTCAGACCTGGACAATGTCGTTGACTATCCCTTTAAGAGCGCAAACATTTGGGTGCAGCTCAAGACATGGGATGCCAATGCCATGAGAGAGGTTATAAAGGCAGTTGAAGAATACAAGAAGAGCAATCCCACTTCCATGGAGATGAAACCAGCCGGCATCGCCTATTTCAATCTTGTCTGGAATGACGAGGTGCTTGGGGACATGGTAAAGGGGTTCATTCTTGCGCTGGTGGTTGTCTTCGGCATACTTGCCTATGATTTCCGCTCTCTGAAATGGGCAATTGTAGGGTACGCACCGCTGCTTTTCACAGTCCTGCTCCTGTACGGCGTAGTCGGCTATGTTGGGAAAGACTTTGATATGCCAATATCCGTGCTTTCCTGCCTCTCGCTTGGTATGGCCGTGGACTTTGCTATCCATTTTGTGTCCAGACTGCGGCAGAGACTGAAGGAAGTTCCAACAGAGCCTTTGTCTGATGCTCTCCTCTGGACCGCAGCGCGGCCCGGAAAAGGAATCATGCGAAATGCAATCCTTTTTGCCGCTTCCTTCGCCGTGATGATATTCGCGCCGCTCACGCCTTATATAACCGTCGGCGCGTTCATTGTGAGCATGATGCTCCTGAGCGCCGTAATGACACTTATCTATCTGCCTGCCCTCATCACGCTCATGCAGGGCTGGCTGCTTAAGTCGAGATGA
- a CDS encoding DsrE/DsrF/DrsH-like family protein, with protein sequence MTKVIKNVSVMCFHDELCQVFNAAMTALSLLREGSNVTIFFGSRGVIAIHKDKVKDLKCMPDQPEEIGEAVMKRMEEMELPTVEEMLFMLYKEGAKMLACPLNVPLFGMSKSDFVEGVELANPATYYKEVMVPADMNLTF encoded by the coding sequence ATGACAAAGGTAATAAAAAATGTATCAGTGATGTGCTTCCATGATGAACTCTGCCAGGTATTCAATGCCGCAATGACTGCTCTGAGCCTCTTGAGGGAGGGCTCTAATGTCACGATCTTCTTCGGTTCACGCGGGGTCATCGCGATTCACAAAGACAAGGTGAAGGATCTGAAATGCATGCCTGATCAACCTGAGGAGATCGGTGAGGCTGTGATGAAGAGAATGGAAGAGATGGAACTTCCCACGGTCGAGGAGATGCTCTTCATGCTCTATAAAGAAGGGGCAAAGATGCTTGCCTGCCCTCTTAACGTCCCTCTGTTCGGCATGTCAAAGTCTGACTTTGTGGAGGGTGTGGAACTGGCAAATCCAGCGACCTACTACAAAGAAGTTATGGTTCCGGCAGACATGAATCTGACTTTCTAA
- a CDS encoding winged helix-turn-helix transcriptional regulator produces MKKEVLDFHAEFCKTFSNSRRLEIINLLKTGELSAGHITKELGIPKANTSQHLSVMRKMRILKTRRDGINIYYRIANNNISVACSLMQDALAQLMENSPVHQQEHI; encoded by the coding sequence ATGAAAAAAGAGGTGTTAGATTTTCATGCGGAGTTTTGCAAAACCTTTTCCAATTCGAGGAGGCTTGAGATAATTAACCTGCTCAAGACAGGAGAACTGTCTGCCGGCCATATCACGAAGGAACTCGGCATCCCAAAGGCCAATACATCGCAGCATCTGTCAGTTATGCGGAAGATGAGGATTCTTAAAACAAGAAGGGACGGTATTAATATTTATTACAGAATAGCGAACAATAATATTAGTGTGGCATGCAGTCTTATGCAGGATGCCCTGGCACAGCTTATGGAAAATTCTCCCGTGCATCAGCAGGAACATATATAA
- a CDS encoding FAD-dependent oxidoreductase produces the protein MARIVILGGSFGGLTAAFEIKRLLGSQAEVTVISEDNRFVFLPSLPWLIMGWRGPEDITLNVSEILKSKGIQFIHEAAIGVDPETSKVKTATREFSYDHLVISTGPHLSFDEIPGLGPDKGYTDCTFTLDHAVRTGQTWKKILEDPGPVVVGSSQMVSCFGPTYELAFEMHDELKRRKMRHKVPIIYLTSEPYLGHMGVGGLGNSKRFMEDEFADRDIKSVVSQAIEEVTPGEIKLKDGTKIPFKLAMIAPPFKGVPAVAPLGNPRGFIPVDKNYRHTKHKNIFAIGVTMAIAPPEVTPVPTGVPKTGFMTVKMAKTAAATIYSDIKGTPPPAMDELSVVCLMDMGNTAALMKASPVLPPRQSSFTKKGIWAKWMKVGFEKYFLYKMKNGLSGLP, from the coding sequence ATGGCAAGAATAGTAATTTTAGGAGGCTCGTTCGGAGGGCTTACAGCAGCCTTTGAGATAAAAAGGCTGTTAGGCTCGCAGGCAGAGGTTACGGTTATCAGCGAAGATAACCGATTCGTATTTCTGCCTTCGCTCCCATGGCTGATCATGGGCTGGAGAGGGCCTGAGGATATCACACTGAATGTCAGTGAAATACTTAAATCAAAGGGAATCCAGTTCATCCATGAAGCCGCGATAGGGGTAGATCCTGAGACATCGAAGGTCAAGACTGCAACAAGAGAGTTCTCATACGATCACCTCGTCATCTCAACAGGGCCTCATCTTTCATTTGATGAGATACCCGGTCTTGGCCCTGACAAGGGATACACTGACTGCACCTTCACCCTCGATCACGCTGTCAGGACAGGCCAGACATGGAAGAAGATTCTCGAAGACCCTGGACCTGTTGTTGTCGGATCTTCCCAGATGGTCAGCTGCTTTGGCCCCACCTATGAGCTTGCCTTTGAGATGCATGATGAACTGAAAAGGAGGAAGATGCGGCATAAGGTGCCGATCATCTATCTCACGTCTGAACCGTATCTCGGCCATATGGGTGTCGGAGGGCTTGGAAACTCGAAGCGCTTCATGGAAGACGAGTTCGCAGACAGGGACATCAAATCAGTTGTGAGCCAGGCTATTGAAGAAGTGACGCCTGGTGAGATAAAGCTGAAAGACGGGACAAAGATACCTTTTAAACTCGCCATGATAGCCCCGCCATTCAAAGGCGTGCCTGCTGTTGCACCCTTAGGCAACCCGAGGGGCTTTATCCCTGTTGACAAGAACTACAGGCATACCAAACACAAGAATATCTTTGCCATCGGCGTGACTATGGCGATAGCGCCTCCTGAGGTTACTCCCGTACCTACCGGCGTTCCAAAGACAGGCTTCATGACCGTAAAGATGGCAAAGACAGCGGCTGCCACGATCTATTCTGATATTAAAGGCACACCGCCGCCAGCCATGGACGAATTGAGTGTTGTCTGCCTGATGGATATGGGCAACACAGCCGCGCTGATGAAGGCCTCTCCGGTACTCCCTCCGCGCCAGTCGTCATTTACAAAAAAAGGCATATGGGCAAAATGGATGAAGGTCGGGTTTGAGAAATACTTTCTCTATAAGATGAAAAACGGACTGAGCGGGCTGCCATGA
- a CDS encoding DsrE family protein, which produces MGHIAMILRKPPYGDINAAEAVRHALGAASGDWKVSLILVDGGVLLAKKGQDDTGTGFTNLESTLKDCVDMGVDVYADYLSLALQSVKEEELPAGVQVKNESDIASLLKEADQTMIF; this is translated from the coding sequence ATGGGACATATAGCAATGATACTCAGAAAACCGCCGTATGGCGATATTAATGCAGCAGAAGCTGTCAGACATGCGCTGGGTGCGGCGTCGGGCGACTGGAAAGTGTCGCTCATATTGGTTGACGGAGGCGTGCTCCTTGCCAAAAAGGGGCAGGACGATACAGGGACCGGTTTTACAAATCTGGAGTCCACATTGAAGGACTGTGTTGATATGGGCGTGGATGTGTATGCTGATTATCTTTCACTGGCGTTACAGTCAGTAAAAGAAGAAGAGCTTCCTGCAGGCGTGCAGGTCAAAAACGAATCAGATATAGCCTCTCTGTTAAAAGAAGCTGACCAAACAATGATCTTTTGA
- a CDS encoding DsrE family protein, with the protein MGKTMTLYLSTSPYSYENTLTTVRLADSALAKGNTVNLIASADGVYCFLKAQKAKGITNAEEEFTRLIQKGLKVFL; encoded by the coding sequence ATGGGCAAAACGATGACGCTGTACCTCTCGACATCACCGTACTCTTATGAAAACACACTCACAACAGTGCGACTTGCAGACTCTGCGCTGGCAAAGGGAAACACCGTTAACCTCATCGCTTCGGCAGATGGAGTCTACTGCTTTTTGAAAGCTCAAAAGGCGAAGGGGATTACAAATGCTGAGGAAGAGTTTACGCGACTTATTCAGAAGGGACTCAAGGTCTTCCTTTGA
- a CDS encoding winged helix-turn-helix transcriptional regulator — translation MHKVEVLKTIAHPVRIRILEELLKGVKCVSDFEDFLEISQPNVSQHLSLLRRQGLIDHYMDGRLRCYFLKDPIIPDLLEILKKDYIEELPAPACCPVTKKGTYPGARRR, via the coding sequence ATGCATAAAGTAGAAGTCCTGAAGACCATCGCGCATCCGGTCCGCATCAGGATCCTTGAAGAACTCCTGAAGGGCGTCAAATGCGTAAGCGATTTCGAAGACTTCCTTGAGATAAGCCAGCCGAATGTTTCCCAGCATCTCTCTCTGCTCAGACGGCAGGGGCTGATAGACCACTATATGGACGGGAGGCTCAGATGTTACTTTCTGAAAGACCCGATCATCCCTGACCTGCTTGAGATCCTGAAAAAAGACTATATCGAAGAACTGCCGGCACCGGCCTGCTGTCCGGTGACAAAAAAGGGCACCTATCCGGGCGCAAGGCGCAGATAG
- a CDS encoding winged helix-turn-helix transcriptional regulator, with protein MKQDKTLFELQSEVCKTLASPKRLEILNALKDGEKTVTDLVEILGVPKANVSQHLAVMRHRGILRTRRDGVNIYYSVSNAKVIQACILMREVLTEQMQEKSKLIDIVAKG; from the coding sequence ATGAAACAGGACAAGACATTATTTGAACTGCAATCAGAGGTCTGCAAGACCCTCGCAAGCCCCAAGAGACTTGAGATCCTGAATGCACTGAAAGATGGTGAAAAGACCGTCACTGACCTGGTCGAGATATTAGGCGTTCCCAAGGCCAATGTCTCGCAGCACCTTGCTGTCATGAGGCACAGAGGCATTCTCAGAACGCGCAGGGACGGTGTAAATATCTACTACAGCGTTTCCAATGCAAAGGTGATCCAGGCATGTATCCTCATGCGCGAGGTCCTGACAGAGCAGATGCAGGAGAAATCGAAGCTCATCGATATTGTCGCAAAAGGCTGA